Proteins encoded by one window of Pseudonocardia sp. HH130629-09:
- a CDS encoding ABC transporter permease, with protein sequence MSAPSTTLPARRAVALVARREFRVQVHKRSFWVSNAIMLLLIAGSMIAFSLFGTGDDRPSVGVAGDPALAAAVTSAAERLGSPVDVREIASAGDGRAAVASGDLDVALLGDHSGPGATAVVDSELAPATRAVLDAALADRATGVGLAVVGVTPSQLAAATPPAGLTVDALDPAEPEAGQRSALSFAVLIVMFLQIVGFGLTVAMGVVEEKSSRVVELLLSTIRPLDLLWGKVVGIGAAGLVQLLLYGVVGIATGLATGLLTITGTAVGVFGAALAWFVLGYAFFAVLYAAAGSLVSRQEDVNSTTGPLMMLLFAMYGASFWYLGSPDAMALQVLSWIPPFPAMLMPLMVAQGTVSAWHVAGSALVMIVAVALLARAGARVYERSVLRIGATVPWREALRSR encoded by the coding sequence ATGAGCGCCCCGTCCACCACCCTGCCCGCGCGGCGCGCGGTCGCGCTGGTCGCCCGTCGCGAGTTCCGCGTGCAGGTGCACAAACGCAGCTTCTGGGTCAGCAACGCGATCATGCTCCTGCTCATCGCGGGCAGCATGATCGCCTTCTCGCTGTTCGGCACGGGCGACGACCGGCCCTCGGTCGGCGTCGCCGGTGACCCGGCACTGGCCGCCGCCGTCACCTCCGCCGCGGAGCGGCTCGGGTCACCCGTCGACGTCCGGGAGATCGCCTCCGCCGGCGACGGCCGGGCCGCCGTCGCCTCGGGGGACCTCGACGTCGCCCTGCTCGGCGACCACTCGGGGCCGGGCGCGACGGCCGTCGTCGACTCCGAGCTCGCCCCGGCGACCCGGGCCGTCCTCGACGCAGCACTGGCCGACCGGGCCACCGGCGTCGGGCTCGCCGTGGTGGGCGTGACCCCGTCCCAGCTGGCGGCCGCGACCCCGCCCGCCGGGCTGACCGTGGACGCACTCGACCCCGCCGAGCCGGAGGCCGGGCAGCGGTCGGCGCTGTCCTTCGCGGTGCTGATCGTGATGTTCCTGCAGATCGTCGGTTTCGGGCTGACCGTCGCGATGGGCGTGGTCGAGGAGAAGTCCAGCCGGGTGGTGGAGCTGCTGCTGTCCACGATCCGCCCGCTGGACCTGCTCTGGGGCAAGGTGGTGGGAATCGGCGCGGCCGGGCTGGTCCAGCTGCTGCTCTACGGCGTCGTCGGGATCGCGACCGGGCTCGCCACCGGGCTGCTGACGATCACCGGCACCGCGGTCGGGGTGTTCGGCGCGGCGCTGGCCTGGTTCGTGCTCGGCTACGCCTTCTTCGCCGTCCTCTACGCCGCAGCCGGGTCGCTGGTGTCGCGCCAGGAGGACGTCAACTCGACGACCGGGCCGCTGATGATGCTGCTGTTCGCGATGTACGGCGCCTCGTTCTGGTACCTCGGCTCGCCGGACGCGATGGCGCTGCAGGTCCTGTCGTGGATCCCGCCGTTCCCGGCGATGCTCATGCCGCTGATGGTCGCCCAGGGCACCGTCTCGGCCTGGCACGTGGCCGGCTCGGCGCTGGTCATGATCGTCGCCGTGGCGCTGCTGGCCCGCGCCGGGGCCCGCGTGTACGAACGGTCCGTGCTGCGGATCGGTGCCACGGTGCCGTGGCGGGAGGCGCTCAGATCTCGATGA
- a CDS encoding MBL fold metallo-hydrolase, whose protein sequence is MGLYFRQLLSGQDYAVGDQVATQMVNFSYLIGDDETREAVVVDPAYSPDELVATLDADGMRLTGVLATHHHPDHVGGTMMGFDLVGVAQLIGSHPVPIHVQRAEADYVTRVTGLSATDLTPHDHDDVVEVGNVAIRLLHTPGHTPGSQCFLVPDPDGDRLVAGDTLFLQGCGRTDFPGGDTAQMYHSLQQLAALKGNPTVYPGHRYSPASHAPLAEVQRTNTVYRATSVQQFVAAFGS, encoded by the coding sequence ATGGGTCTCTACTTCCGCCAGCTGCTGTCGGGCCAGGACTACGCCGTGGGCGACCAGGTGGCCACCCAGATGGTCAACTTCTCGTACCTGATCGGCGACGACGAGACCCGCGAGGCCGTCGTCGTCGACCCGGCCTACTCCCCCGACGAGCTGGTCGCGACCCTCGACGCGGACGGCATGCGCCTGACCGGGGTGCTCGCCACCCACCATCACCCCGACCACGTCGGCGGCACGATGATGGGCTTCGACCTCGTCGGCGTCGCGCAGCTGATCGGGTCGCACCCGGTGCCGATCCACGTGCAGCGCGCCGAGGCCGACTACGTGACCCGGGTGACCGGACTGTCGGCGACCGACCTGACCCCGCACGACCACGACGACGTCGTCGAGGTCGGGAACGTCGCGATCCGGCTGCTGCACACCCCCGGCCACACCCCGGGCTCGCAGTGCTTCCTGGTGCCGGACCCGGACGGCGACCGGCTCGTCGCCGGGGACACCCTGTTCCTTCAGGGTTGCGGGCGCACCGACTTCCCGGGCGGCGACACCGCGCAGATGTACCACTCACTGCAGCAGCTGGCGGCGCTGAAGGGCAACCCGACGGTGTACCCGGGGCACCGCTACTCCCCGGCGTCGCACGCCCCGCTGGCCGAGGTGCAGCGGACGAACACCGTCTACCGGGCGACGTCGGTGCAGCAGTTCGTGGCGGCGTTCGGCTCCTGA
- a CDS encoding alpha/beta hydrolase family esterase, with amino-acid sequence MLAVALVLMTVAPGFAAAAPGPSGPRGEDRDESYTSAEGVLRYQVHLPPPRPGGSTGAPPAVVVAIHGCAMTGFGLNSMKDTTRLNDLADREGFIVVYPTQSVLRNPQLCWNSLSPEHQHRGRGEPELIAGAVRQVVATHHADGDRVHALGVSSGAGTAVILGVTYPDLFATVTSVAGGEYGFRREFAEQPVPPSPAETAVPARAEMGPRARQVPLLVVQGDQDTTVPPVMAERLVQQWVALGELIEGRTPDASTPVRPDTTVHSTPPDGHAFETDTYRRPTTPGLVIQRLLIHGQGHAWSGPRSTGLFVDRHGPDLAAVMWDFVSERRLSG; translated from the coding sequence ATGCTGGCGGTCGCGCTCGTCCTGATGACGGTCGCGCCGGGCTTCGCGGCGGCGGCGCCCGGGCCGTCAGGCCCACGGGGCGAAGACCGGGACGAGTCCTACACCAGCGCTGAGGGGGTTCTGCGCTACCAGGTACATCTCCCGCCGCCGCGGCCCGGAGGCTCGACGGGCGCGCCGCCGGCGGTCGTCGTCGCGATCCACGGGTGCGCGATGACCGGCTTCGGGCTCAACTCGATGAAGGACACCACGCGGCTCAACGATCTGGCCGACCGCGAGGGCTTCATCGTCGTCTACCCGACCCAGTCCGTGCTGCGGAACCCACAGCTGTGCTGGAACTCGCTGTCGCCCGAGCACCAGCACCGCGGTCGTGGTGAGCCGGAACTGATCGCCGGAGCCGTGCGGCAGGTCGTGGCCACGCACCACGCCGACGGTGACCGCGTCCACGCCCTCGGCGTGTCCTCCGGAGCGGGCACGGCCGTCATCCTCGGCGTGACCTATCCCGACCTGTTCGCGACGGTCACGTCCGTGGCCGGAGGCGAGTACGGATTCCGGCGCGAGTTCGCCGAGCAGCCCGTCCCGCCGTCACCGGCCGAGACGGCGGTGCCGGCTCGCGCCGAGATGGGGCCACGGGCTCGCCAGGTCCCGCTCCTGGTCGTCCAGGGCGACCAGGACACGACCGTTCCGCCCGTCATGGCGGAGCGACTCGTGCAGCAGTGGGTCGCGCTCGGCGAGCTCATCGAGGGCCGCACCCCGGACGCGTCGACTCCGGTCCGCCCCGACACGACGGTGCACTCCACGCCGCCGGACGGACACGCCTTCGAGACCGACACCTACCGCCGCCCCACCACCCCCGGTCTCGTCATCCAGCGGTTACTGATCCACGGACAGGGCCACGCATGGTCAGGTCCCCGCAGCACAGGGCTCTTCGTCGACCGGCATGGCCCCGACCTTGCCGCCGTGATGTGGGATTTCGTGTCGGAGCGTCGGCTCTCGGGGTGA
- a CDS encoding PLP-dependent aminotransferase family protein, whose amino-acid sequence MNQRSSGLVEAALETWISSAAPGARLPSTRELTAHHGVSPVTVQAALRSLVCRGLIETRPGAGTFVSATRELRPVDLSWQTATLGAAGAVPAAASSALRTVRSDAISLHSGYPDRGLLPERLLRPAIARAGRGDAALERTGSAGLAGLRAWFAAEIAAQTPADVTGPSARDVIIVPGSQLGLAVLFRSIAGPGGAILIESPTYWGAILAAGQVGTALVPVPASTEGPDVSALERAFTETGARGFYAQPNFANPTGARWSAARAAHVLEIVRAHGAFLIEDDWAHDFGITADPVPVVTRDDSGHVVYLRSLTKSVSPAIRVAALVARGPLHHRLLTELQPQSMYVSGLLQAAALDVVTQPAWRSHRRALRKQLRARRDLLVAALTTHTSDATIEGIPAGGLSLWVRLPYGTDLARLTQEAELRGLAVAAGNEWFPAEPTAPYVRLSFAGPNPDAFDQAAIILGEVLAQQR is encoded by the coding sequence ATGAATCAGCGTAGCAGTGGGCTGGTCGAGGCGGCTCTGGAGACATGGATCTCCTCCGCCGCGCCCGGTGCGCGCCTGCCGTCGACGCGCGAACTGACGGCGCACCACGGCGTCAGTCCGGTCACGGTTCAGGCGGCTCTGCGATCGCTGGTGTGTCGTGGGCTCATCGAGACCCGCCCCGGCGCGGGGACGTTCGTCAGTGCCACCCGTGAGCTGCGCCCGGTGGACCTCTCCTGGCAGACCGCCACCCTCGGGGCGGCAGGAGCAGTCCCCGCCGCCGCGTCGAGTGCTCTCCGCACGGTCCGCAGCGATGCGATCTCCCTGCACTCGGGTTACCCCGACCGCGGCCTGCTCCCCGAACGCCTCCTGCGGCCGGCAATTGCCCGGGCGGGCCGCGGCGACGCGGCACTCGAACGCACCGGGTCGGCAGGGCTCGCGGGGCTCCGAGCCTGGTTCGCCGCCGAGATCGCCGCCCAGACGCCCGCAGACGTCACCGGCCCCTCGGCGCGGGACGTGATCATCGTGCCCGGCAGCCAGCTCGGCCTCGCCGTCCTGTTCCGTAGCATCGCGGGACCGGGCGGCGCGATCCTCATCGAATCGCCGACGTACTGGGGAGCGATCCTCGCCGCTGGTCAGGTCGGCACCGCCCTCGTGCCCGTTCCCGCGAGCACCGAGGGCCCCGACGTCAGCGCTCTCGAGCGCGCCTTCACCGAGACCGGCGCGCGCGGCTTCTACGCGCAGCCGAACTTCGCCAACCCCACTGGTGCGCGATGGTCCGCCGCACGCGCCGCCCACGTCCTCGAAATCGTCCGCGCGCACGGCGCGTTCCTCATCGAGGACGATTGGGCCCACGACTTCGGCATCACTGCTGACCCCGTACCGGTCGTCACGAGGGACGACTCCGGGCACGTTGTCTACCTGCGCTCCCTGACCAAGAGCGTCTCGCCGGCCATCCGCGTGGCCGCGCTCGTCGCCCGCGGCCCGCTCCACCATCGTCTCCTCACGGAGCTGCAGCCCCAGTCGATGTACGTGAGCGGACTGCTTCAGGCCGCCGCCCTCGACGTTGTGACGCAGCCCGCATGGCGATCACACCGCCGTGCCCTCCGCAAGCAGCTCCGCGCCCGACGGGATCTCCTCGTCGCCGCGCTCACAACGCACACCTCCGACGCGACGATCGAGGGAATCCCTGCGGGCGGCCTCAGCCTCTGGGTCCGTCTCCCGTACGGGACCGACCTCGCCCGCTTGACACAGGAAGCGGAGCTGCGCGGCCTCGCCGTCGCTGCGGGGAACGAGTGGTTCCCCGCCGAGCCCACGGCTCCGTACGTACGCCTCAGCTTCGCAGGCCCGAACCCTGACGCGTTCGACCAAGCGGCGATCATCCTCGGGGAGGTCCTCGCGCAGCAGCGCTGA
- a CDS encoding IS3 family transposase, translating to MSVARFIADQRTFHRVPHTLACALLGVSISWLYKWLDRAARSDGGATATEKRRCALDAAVAVAFDDAQRLHGSPRLHADLCEAGWRVSEKTVADSMRRQGLVARRIKRHNGLTRQDRTAPKFPDLLRRGFTAAEPNRRWVGDMTEIPTAAGKLYLATVIDLYSRRLLGAATGLHPNAELACAAIRMAVAARGGADRIAGVIFHTDRGSTYTAGAFTALCRRLDIRQSMGRVGSCFDNAAAEAFFSSLEWEVLSRNDFDTISRARAAVIDWCYGFYNHRRRHSAAAGLSPINYENAALTRDAA from the coding sequence GTGAGCGTGGCCCGTTTCATCGCCGACCAGAGGACCTTCCACCGGGTGCCGCACACGCTGGCCTGCGCCCTGTTGGGGGTGTCGATCTCCTGGCTGTACAAGTGGCTCGACCGCGCCGCGCGTTCCGACGGTGGTGCCACCGCGACCGAGAAGCGCCGCTGCGCGTTGGACGCCGCCGTGGCCGTGGCGTTCGACGACGCCCAGCGGCTACACGGCTCACCCCGTCTGCACGCCGACCTGTGTGAGGCCGGATGGCGGGTGTCGGAGAAGACCGTGGCGGACTCGATGCGCCGCCAGGGCCTGGTCGCCCGCCGGATCAAGCGGCACAACGGGCTGACCCGCCAGGACCGCACGGCGCCGAAGTTCCCGGACCTGCTTCGTCGGGGTTTCACTGCGGCCGAGCCGAACCGCAGATGGGTCGGGGACATGACCGAGATCCCCACCGCGGCCGGGAAGTTGTATCTGGCCACGGTGATCGACCTGTACTCGCGGCGGCTGCTCGGCGCGGCCACGGGGCTGCACCCGAACGCCGAGCTGGCGTGTGCGGCGATCCGGATGGCGGTGGCGGCCCGCGGCGGGGCGGACCGAATCGCCGGGGTGATCTTCCACACCGACCGCGGGTCGACCTACACCGCGGGCGCGTTCACCGCTCTGTGTCGGCGGCTCGACATCCGTCAGTCGATGGGCCGGGTCGGGTCGTGTTTCGACAATGCCGCGGCGGAGGCGTTCTTCTCCAGCCTGGAGTGGGAAGTGCTGTCCCGCAACGACTTCGACACCATCAGTAGGGCGCGGGCGGCGGTCATCGACTGGTGTTACGGCTTCTACAACCACCGGCGGCGACACAGTGCCGCCGCCGGGCTCTCACCGATCAACTACGAGAACGCCGCCCTCACCCGAGACGCGGCATAA
- a CDS encoding transposase: protein MPEVRKRYDREFRDGAVRVVEETGKPIAQVARDLGVNEGTLGNWVARAREAREDTEGLSRGGVEELKRLRAENAELRMERDVLKRSVVLWVKEATK, encoded by the coding sequence ATGCCAGAGGTACGGAAGCGCTACGACCGGGAGTTCCGTGACGGAGCGGTCCGGGTCGTGGAGGAGACGGGCAAGCCGATCGCCCAGGTCGCCCGTGACCTGGGGGTCAACGAGGGCACGCTGGGCAACTGGGTGGCCCGTGCACGAGAGGCCCGCGAGGACACCGAGGGCCTGTCTCGCGGCGGCGTCGAGGAGCTCAAGCGGCTGCGCGCGGAGAACGCCGAGCTGCGGATGGAGCGTGATGTCCTCAAGCGATCCGTGGTCCTGTGGGTCAAGGAGGCGACGAAGTGA
- a CDS encoding DapH/DapD/GlmU-related protein translates to MVVARGARLFDPCPGALLGSGLMSTRTDQVMHVRTRNFARFAARIAEVTDATSRLNVLAFSDTETRAELLAVVFGRPLPETVTIYPPFFTEHGLRTRFGTNVFVNQGCTFMDGGGITIGDDVMIGPKVNLITGGHPLPLAERREYTASAPIVIEDDVWVGAAATITQGVTIGPGAVVAAGAVVTRDVPAGTVVAGVPARVVKTIG, encoded by the coding sequence GTGGTTGTGGCCAGGGGCGCGCGGTTGTTTGATCCGTGTCCGGGTGCGCTGCTGGGATCAGGCCTCATGAGCACCCGCACAGACCAGGTCATGCATGTCCGAACTCGCAACTTCGCGCGTTTCGCGGCGCGGATCGCGGAGGTGACCGATGCGACGTCCCGACTGAACGTGCTTGCGTTCAGCGACACCGAGACCCGCGCTGAACTCCTGGCAGTTGTCTTCGGCAGGCCGCTGCCGGAGACGGTGACGATCTACCCGCCGTTCTTCACCGAGCACGGCCTGCGTACACGGTTCGGGACGAACGTCTTCGTCAACCAGGGCTGCACCTTCATGGACGGTGGCGGCATCACCATCGGTGACGACGTCATGATCGGCCCGAAGGTCAACCTGATCACCGGTGGGCACCCCCTACCTCTGGCAGAGCGACGTGAGTACACCGCCAGCGCCCCGATCGTGATCGAGGACGACGTGTGGGTCGGGGCGGCTGCCACCATCACGCAGGGCGTGACCATCGGCCCCGGCGCGGTCGTGGCGGCCGGAGCGGTCGTGACCCGGGACGTTCCCGCCGGGACCGTGGTGGCCGGGGTGCCCGCACGGGTGGTCAAGACCATCGGCTGA
- a CDS encoding ABC transporter ATP-binding protein, with the protein MTTQQQQLRAGPVADTGATLEIDALTKRYGGTVALDGVSFDVRPGEIFGFVGSNGAGKTTTMRIALGVLAADSGQVRLGGRPVDLDVRRTIGYMPEERGLYPKMKVGEQLAYLAELHGVDRVAARRAVLRWAEQLGVDHRLDDTVDALSLGNQQRVQLAAALVHDPAVLVLDEPFSGLDPVAVDVMSEVLRQKARAGVPVLFSSHQLDLVQRLCDRVGILVAGRMRTVGTVGEVRRGGGTRLEVRAPAARPGWAHGLAGVTVLAEERGRTVLALGDGVDDQRVLAAALATGPVHGFTVTTPSLTDLYREVVA; encoded by the coding sequence ATGACCACACAGCAGCAACAGCTCCGGGCCGGGCCGGTGGCGGACACCGGCGCCACACTCGAGATCGACGCGTTGACCAAGCGCTACGGCGGCACCGTCGCCCTGGACGGAGTGAGCTTCGACGTCCGCCCGGGCGAGATCTTCGGCTTCGTCGGCTCCAACGGCGCCGGGAAGACGACGACGATGCGGATCGCCCTGGGCGTGCTGGCGGCGGACTCCGGACAGGTCCGTCTCGGTGGGCGCCCGGTCGACCTCGACGTCCGCCGCACGATCGGCTACATGCCCGAGGAGCGCGGGCTGTACCCGAAGATGAAGGTCGGTGAGCAGCTCGCCTACCTGGCCGAGCTGCACGGCGTCGACCGGGTCGCTGCGCGCCGGGCGGTGCTGCGCTGGGCCGAGCAGCTCGGCGTCGACCACCGGCTCGACGACACCGTCGACGCGCTCAGCCTGGGCAACCAGCAGCGCGTCCAGCTCGCCGCGGCACTCGTGCACGACCCGGCCGTGCTGGTGCTCGACGAACCGTTCTCCGGGCTGGACCCGGTGGCCGTCGACGTGATGAGCGAGGTGCTGCGACAGAAGGCCCGCGCCGGGGTGCCGGTGCTGTTCTCCAGCCACCAGCTCGACCTGGTGCAGCGGCTCTGCGACCGGGTCGGGATCCTCGTGGCCGGCCGGATGCGGACCGTCGGCACCGTCGGCGAGGTCCGGCGCGGTGGCGGCACCCGGCTGGAGGTGCGCGCCCCCGCCGCCCGCCCCGGCTGGGCACACGGGCTGGCCGGGGTCACCGTGCTCGCCGAGGAGCGCGGCCGCACCGTGCTGGCGCTCGGCGACGGCGTCGACGACCAGCGGGTCCTCGCCGCCGCGCTCGCCACCGGACCGGTGCACGGCTTCACGGTCACCACCCCGTCGCTGACCGATCTGTACCGGGAGGTCGTCGCATGA
- a CDS encoding LysR family transcriptional regulator gives MDFQALRTFVAVAETGQFQAAADDLRISQQAVSKRVAALEKHLGVTLLVRSSRGSRASLDGQAFLPHAKKILAAVEQAQQAVHPQRRPLRVDVLNRRIAPAQAVYAFYRANPGTALDTVTLAAQGALDAVRTVLDGSVDVSFRAIRADQIPPGVRAERLLDNPLQALLGPAHPLAGADQLRPEDLAGHRVWIPGMRFPRDRGGFLCRVSGEGGVLVVDR, from the coding sequence GTGGACTTCCAGGCGCTCCGCACATTCGTGGCCGTGGCGGAGACCGGGCAGTTCCAGGCCGCCGCCGACGACCTGAGGATCAGCCAGCAGGCCGTCTCCAAACGGGTGGCCGCCCTGGAGAAACACCTGGGGGTCACGCTCCTGGTACGCAGCTCCCGCGGGTCGCGGGCGAGCCTGGACGGGCAGGCGTTCCTCCCCCACGCGAAGAAGATCCTCGCCGCGGTCGAGCAGGCTCAGCAGGCGGTCCACCCGCAGCGCAGGCCGTTGCGGGTGGACGTCCTCAACCGGCGCATCGCCCCGGCCCAGGCCGTCTACGCCTTCTACCGCGCCAACCCGGGCACCGCTCTGGACACGGTCACCCTGGCCGCACAGGGAGCCCTCGACGCAGTCCGCACCGTCCTGGACGGGAGTGTGGACGTCTCCTTCCGCGCCATCCGGGCTGACCAGATCCCGCCCGGGGTCCGGGCCGAGCGGCTCCTGGACAACCCGCTGCAGGCCCTGCTCGGCCCTGCCCACCCCCTGGCCGGCGCAGACCAGCTCCGCCCGGAGGATCTCGCCGGGCACAGGGTCTGGATCCCCGGGATGCGGTTCCCCCGAGATCGTGGAGGGTTCTTATGCCGCGTCTCGGGTGAGGGCGGCGTTCTCGTAGTTGATCGGTGA
- a CDS encoding TetR/AcrR family transcriptional regulator, translating to MTERPPRRRLSREARQAQLVAVAERLFAERGFEGTSIEDIAREAGVSRTIVYAHYATKDDIFVACVRQARAELEDRVREPEILIEAGADARTVITRAGEVFFGILERDPHRWMVLFNPSTALSPELNARLTELREQTITRIAGMVRNLGSFDDERSLAFAYAISGVGEQLGRWWLTRPDIPRSTVVAYYRDFITPGLDLR from the coding sequence ATGACCGAGCGACCCCCGCGACGGCGCCTGTCCCGCGAGGCCAGGCAGGCGCAGCTGGTCGCCGTCGCCGAGCGCCTCTTCGCCGAGCGGGGCTTCGAGGGCACGAGCATCGAGGACATCGCCCGGGAGGCCGGGGTCAGCCGCACGATCGTCTACGCCCACTACGCCACCAAGGACGACATCTTCGTCGCATGTGTCCGACAGGCCCGCGCCGAACTCGAGGACCGGGTCCGCGAGCCGGAGATCCTCATCGAGGCCGGCGCCGACGCCCGCACCGTCATCACGCGGGCGGGCGAGGTGTTCTTCGGCATTCTCGAACGCGACCCGCACCGCTGGATGGTGCTGTTCAACCCCAGCACCGCCCTGTCCCCGGAACTGAACGCACGGCTCACGGAGCTGCGTGAGCAGACCATCACGCGGATCGCGGGAATGGTCCGGAACCTCGGGTCCTTCGACGACGAGCGCAGCCTCGCCTTCGCCTACGCCATCAGCGGGGTCGGCGAACAGCTCGGACGATGGTGGCTCACCCGGCCCGACATCCCCCGCTCGACGGTCGTCGCCTACTACCGCGACTTCATCACCCCCGGCCTGGACCTTCGATGA
- a CDS encoding DMT family transporter codes for MSEDSSATVSPGRPLSLFVLPSRPGLSWGFLGVLAFSFTVPLTRLALGSGHLSPLFVGSARAVVAALLAGLALWFSQSPRPRGREWIGVGVVAAGAVLGFPLLTSIALTQTPASHGAVVIALLPATTAIVSVVRTGERPGRMFWVTSAGGAVAAVLFAAVQGHTFGQLQAADVLLFAAVIVCALAYAEGGILSRRLGAWQTISWALLATAPVTVLLTGWAVVDQPPAGTPAEWLAFAYLGVVSMFLGFVAWYRGLAIGPLAQVSQIQLAQPVMSIGWAALILHESITWPTLLGGVAVVACALVAVRSRTRPSSTLRRHAHSGDRVGQ; via the coding sequence ATGAGTGAGGATAGTAGCGCTACTGTCTCTCCCGGCCGTCCGCTATCGCTGTTCGTTCTACCGTCTCGTCCAGGCCTGAGCTGGGGCTTCCTCGGCGTCCTCGCCTTCTCGTTCACCGTCCCGCTGACTCGGCTCGCCCTCGGGTCCGGGCACCTGTCGCCGCTGTTCGTCGGCAGCGCCCGCGCGGTGGTTGCCGCGTTGCTTGCAGGTCTGGCGCTCTGGTTCTCGCAGTCCCCACGTCCACGCGGACGGGAGTGGATCGGCGTCGGGGTCGTGGCAGCTGGTGCCGTGCTCGGCTTCCCGCTACTCACCTCGATCGCGCTGACGCAGACGCCCGCGAGCCACGGGGCAGTGGTCATTGCACTCCTGCCCGCCACCACTGCGATCGTCTCCGTCGTTCGCACGGGCGAACGACCCGGTCGCATGTTCTGGGTCACCTCGGCAGGCGGGGCGGTCGCCGCCGTGCTGTTCGCCGCGGTACAGGGACATACATTCGGACAGCTGCAGGCCGCCGACGTCCTGCTGTTCGCAGCCGTGATCGTCTGCGCCCTTGCCTACGCCGAGGGCGGGATCCTGTCCCGCCGCCTCGGAGCCTGGCAGACGATCTCGTGGGCGCTGCTCGCTACCGCGCCGGTGACCGTCCTCCTCACCGGATGGGCAGTCGTCGACCAGCCACCGGCCGGAACGCCGGCTGAGTGGCTCGCCTTCGCCTACCTGGGCGTCGTGAGCATGTTCCTGGGCTTCGTCGCCTGGTACCGCGGCCTCGCGATCGGCCCACTCGCGCAGGTCAGCCAGATCCAGCTCGCCCAGCCCGTGATGAGCATCGGCTGGGCGGCGCTGATCCTCCACGAGAGCATCACCTGGCCAACACTCCTCGGCGGCGTCGCGGTCGTCGCGTGTGCGCTCGTCGCCGTCCGATCACGCACCCGGCCATCGTCGACGTTGCGCAGGCACGCACACTCGGGCGACAGGGTCGGGCAGTGA
- a CDS encoding M24 family metallopeptidase codes for MSHPARRDTLRALLPAAGLDALLVTDLLDVRYLTGFTGSNAAAVIAVDPGEDLLCTDGRYRVQAAEQCPGLEILVERPSAPAAAARVRAGRTLGYDSATLTVDGLAAVRDAVPGRRLRRAPGLVGRLRAVKDADEVERIAAACALADTALRGLLDDGGLRPGRTEADVARELDDRMRRLGADGPAFDTILAAGPHSAVPHHRPTGTELRRGDLVKIDFGAALDGYHSDTTRTFCLGPAADWQRELHALVDAAAAAGRAALVDGASVTAVDAAARDLVTAAGHGERFLHGLGHGVGLAVHEPPWLATTATGRIDAGTVVTVEPGIYLDGRGGVRIEDTLHVAAGGPARALTGLPRELIEI; via the coding sequence ATGTCCCACCCCGCCCGGCGCGACACCCTGCGCGCCCTGCTCCCCGCCGCCGGACTGGACGCGCTGCTGGTCACCGACCTGCTCGACGTCCGTTACCTCACCGGGTTCACCGGTTCCAACGCCGCCGCGGTGATCGCCGTCGACCCGGGGGAGGACCTGCTCTGCACCGACGGGCGCTACCGCGTCCAGGCCGCCGAGCAGTGCCCCGGCCTGGAGATCCTCGTCGAGCGGCCGAGTGCCCCGGCCGCCGCGGCCCGCGTCCGGGCCGGGCGGACCCTCGGCTACGACTCCGCGACGCTCACCGTCGACGGCCTGGCGGCCGTGCGCGACGCCGTCCCCGGCCGCCGGCTGCGCCGGGCACCCGGCCTGGTCGGGCGGCTGCGCGCGGTGAAGGACGCCGACGAGGTCGAGCGGATCGCCGCCGCCTGCGCGCTGGCCGACACCGCGCTGCGCGGCCTGCTCGACGACGGCGGCCTGCGCCCGGGACGCACCGAGGCCGACGTCGCGCGTGAGCTCGACGACCGGATGCGCCGCCTGGGTGCCGACGGCCCCGCCTTCGACACCATCCTCGCCGCGGGCCCGCACTCCGCGGTGCCGCACCACCGCCCCACCGGCACCGAGCTGCGTCGCGGCGACCTCGTCAAGATCGACTTCGGGGCGGCGCTCGACGGCTACCACTCCGACACCACCCGGACGTTCTGCCTGGGCCCGGCCGCGGACTGGCAGCGTGAGCTGCACGCCCTGGTCGACGCCGCGGCGGCGGCCGGGCGGGCCGCGCTCGTCGACGGGGCCTCGGTGACCGCCGTCGACGCGGCGGCCCGGGACCTCGTCACCGCCGCCGGGCACGGCGAACGGTTCCTGCACGGGCTCGGGCACGGGGTCGGGCTCGCGGTGCACGAGCCGCCGTGGCTCGCGACCACCGCCACCGGCCGGATCGACGCCGGCACCGTCGTGACCGTCGAGCCGGGCATCTACCTCGACGGGCGGGGCGGGGTGCGGATCGAGGACACCCTGCACGTGGCCGCGGGCGGCCCGGCCAGGGCACTGACCGGGCTGCCCCGCGAGCTCATCGAGATCTGA